The proteins below come from a single Rhizobium tropici CIAT 899 genomic window:
- a CDS encoding FAD-dependent monooxygenase — MSGALCGAARLRSSVLIYDVLIAGGGPVGLFLACELRLAGLAVLVLEQAEDPSSPLKRLPFGMRGLSAPTIEAFYRRGLLKDIAAAQPAKNGSGDSGASSAHWMHQPRRPGGHFAGIQFFHDNIDASKWPYRLSSPAGTSMMIEMESLETILAARAAAMGVEIRRGCAVESLDQSDDDVTVRTRAETFRGRWLVGCDGGRSIVRKAGGFEFVGTDPEFTGYSADVEIADPDKLQTGRHYTATGMYTFSPPGIVTMVDFDGGAFHRTQPITLEHVQAVLRRISCTDVTVTALNLATTWTDRAHQATSYRRGRISLAGDAAHIHSPLGGQGLNLGLGDAMNLGWKLAATIRGDAPAGLLDTYSSERHPIGAKVLDWSRAQVALMRPSPSSRALEAIIRDLIDTRDGATYFAERVWGVSLRYDLGGSHPLVGRSAPDSELTDGTRLGDLLGAGEGLLLDFDARAPLEALANRWSDRITYIAGDAKDRLGLRALLVRPDGVVAWVGEGEPDLEAAAEAASRWFGEPAGISGSQPAPLSPVLDSASNP, encoded by the coding sequence ATGTCTGGCGCCCTTTGCGGCGCCGCTCGCTTGAGGAGTTCTGTCTTGATTTATGATGTCCTGATTGCCGGCGGCGGACCCGTCGGCCTGTTTCTCGCCTGTGAGCTGCGTCTCGCCGGTCTCGCCGTATTGGTGCTGGAGCAGGCCGAGGACCCGAGCTCGCCTCTGAAGCGCCTTCCCTTCGGCATGCGCGGCCTCTCGGCGCCAACCATCGAAGCCTTCTATCGTCGCGGCCTGCTGAAGGACATCGCGGCGGCGCAGCCCGCCAAGAATGGATCGGGCGACAGCGGCGCTTCGTCTGCGCACTGGATGCATCAGCCGCGCCGCCCCGGCGGCCATTTTGCCGGCATCCAGTTTTTCCATGACAATATCGATGCCTCGAAATGGCCCTATCGCCTGTCGAGCCCGGCCGGCACCAGCATGATGATCGAGATGGAAAGCCTCGAAACGATCCTGGCCGCTCGCGCCGCGGCGATGGGCGTCGAGATCAGGCGTGGCTGTGCTGTCGAAAGCCTCGATCAGTCGGATGACGACGTCACCGTCAGGACCAGGGCTGAGACTTTTCGCGGGCGCTGGCTCGTCGGCTGCGACGGCGGACGCAGCATCGTTCGTAAGGCTGGCGGCTTCGAATTTGTCGGCACCGATCCCGAATTTACCGGCTATTCTGCTGACGTCGAGATCGCAGACCCGGACAAGCTTCAAACAGGCCGCCATTACACCGCGACGGGCATGTACACTTTTTCGCCGCCTGGAATCGTCACAATGGTCGATTTCGACGGAGGCGCGTTTCACCGTACCCAGCCGATCACGCTCGAGCATGTGCAAGCCGTGCTGCGCCGCATTTCCTGCACCGACGTCACAGTAACGGCACTCAACCTTGCCACTACATGGACGGATCGCGCCCACCAGGCAACCAGTTATCGCAGGGGACGCATATCGCTCGCCGGCGATGCCGCGCACATCCATTCCCCCTTGGGCGGCCAGGGCCTCAACCTTGGTCTGGGCGACGCGATGAACCTTGGATGGAAGCTTGCCGCCACGATCCGTGGCGATGCGCCGGCCGGCCTGCTCGATACCTATTCCAGCGAGCGGCATCCCATTGGGGCGAAGGTGCTTGATTGGTCACGCGCCCAGGTCGCGCTCATGCGGCCAAGCCCGAGCTCGCGCGCGCTTGAAGCCATCATCCGCGATTTGATCGACACGCGTGATGGCGCGACCTATTTCGCCGAGCGCGTCTGGGGCGTTTCTCTCCGCTATGATCTTGGCGGGAGCCATCCGCTCGTCGGCCGCAGCGCTCCTGACTCCGAACTGACCGATGGGACGAGGCTCGGCGATCTCCTCGGAGCGGGCGAGGGCCTGCTGCTGGATTTCGACGCCCGTGCCCCCCTTGAAGCCCTCGCAAACCGCTGGAGCGACCGGATCACCTATATCGCCGGCGACGCCAAGGATCGACTGGGCCTCCGTGCCTTGCTCGTGCGGCCTGACGGCGTCGTTGCCTGGGTCGGCGAGGGGGAGCCGGATCTTGAAGCCGCTGCCGAAGCGGCGTCGCGATGGTTCGGCGAACCCGCCGGGATTAGCGGCTCTCAGCCAGCGCCCTTATCACCTGTCCTTGACAGCGCCAGCAATCCATAA
- a CDS encoding BMP family lipoprotein: MKKSLLTLFALAAMSATALAADIKPAIVYGTGGKFDKSFNEAAYNGAEKFKKETGIAYRDFEPTGDTQGEQALRNFASKGFNPVIAVSFAWTSALQKVAAEYPKTEFVLIDDSLDLPNVRSVKFKENEGSYLAGVMAAIASKSGKIGFVGGMDIPLIRKFECGYELGARATNAKIEVFQNMTGTTGAAWNDPVRGGELTKNQIDQGADVVYAAAGATGLGVLQTAADNKKLSIGVDSNQNYLHPGSVLTSVVKRVDLAVYNAFSDAKNGKFTPGTQELGLKEDGVAVAMDDNNKSLVTPEMQAAVDKARTDIVAGTIKVHDYLTDNACPKN; encoded by the coding sequence ATGAAAAAATCCCTTTTGACCCTTTTCGCTCTGGCTGCCATGTCGGCAACGGCGCTTGCGGCCGATATCAAGCCGGCAATCGTTTACGGAACCGGCGGCAAGTTCGACAAATCCTTCAACGAAGCTGCCTATAACGGCGCCGAAAAATTCAAGAAGGAAACCGGCATCGCTTACCGCGACTTCGAGCCGACGGGCGACACTCAGGGCGAACAGGCGCTGCGCAACTTCGCCAGCAAGGGCTTCAATCCGGTTATCGCCGTTTCCTTTGCCTGGACCTCCGCGCTCCAGAAGGTTGCTGCCGAATATCCGAAGACCGAATTCGTCCTGATCGACGACAGCCTTGATCTGCCGAACGTCCGCTCGGTCAAGTTCAAGGAAAATGAAGGCTCCTATCTCGCCGGCGTCATGGCTGCCATCGCATCGAAGTCCGGCAAGATCGGCTTCGTCGGCGGCATGGACATTCCGCTGATCCGCAAGTTCGAATGCGGCTACGAGCTCGGTGCGCGTGCCACCAATGCGAAGATCGAAGTTTTCCAGAACATGACCGGCACGACCGGTGCGGCCTGGAATGACCCGGTTCGCGGCGGCGAACTCACCAAGAACCAGATCGACCAGGGCGCAGACGTTGTTTACGCAGCTGCCGGCGCGACCGGCCTCGGCGTGCTGCAGACCGCCGCCGACAACAAGAAGCTGTCGATCGGCGTCGATTCGAACCAGAACTACCTGCATCCGGGTTCCGTTCTGACCTCCGTCGTCAAGCGCGTCGACCTCGCCGTTTACAATGCCTTCAGCGACGCCAAGAACGGCAAGTTCACGCCTGGTACGCAGGAACTCGGCCTGAAGGAAGACGGCGTTGCCGTCGCTATGGACGACAACAACAAGTCGCTCGTCACTCCGGAAATGCAGGCTGCTGTCGACAAGGCCCGGACCGATATCGTTGCTGGCACCATCAAGGTCCACGACTATCTGACCGACAACGCCTGCCCGAAGAACTGA
- a CDS encoding ABC transporter permease, which translates to MSTASVPLPNWITYGLIPLLNLIVAFLISGLVVWFIGESPLDALVLLLQGALGSGEGIGFTLYYATSFIFTGLSVAVAIHAGLFNIGSEGQAYVGGLGCALVALTLDHYVPWYVTMPFAVIGAAIFGALWAFIPAWLQAKRGSHVVITTIMFNFIASAMMNFLLVHILIVPGKMAPETRTFLEGGQLPKLGWLMDMFGSTIGAAPLNVSFLIALVMCFLVWVLVWRTKLGYEMRTLGLSPTAAVYAGIPYARTVIIAMLLSGGLAGMMALNPVMGASARLQVEFVLGAGFVGIAVSLMGRNHPLGIIVAAILFGILYQGGDALSFDMPNITRDMIVVIQGLVILFAGALEYMFRPALVRIYQTFART; encoded by the coding sequence ATGAGCACGGCTTCCGTTCCGCTCCCCAATTGGATCACCTACGGTCTGATCCCCCTTCTCAATCTCATTGTTGCCTTCCTGATCTCCGGCCTCGTCGTCTGGTTCATCGGCGAGAGCCCGCTCGATGCGCTTGTCCTGCTGCTGCAGGGCGCGCTTGGCAGCGGCGAAGGCATCGGCTTCACGCTGTATTATGCGACAAGCTTCATCTTCACCGGCCTTTCGGTCGCCGTCGCCATCCATGCCGGCCTTTTCAATATCGGTTCGGAAGGCCAGGCCTATGTCGGCGGTCTTGGCTGCGCCCTGGTGGCGCTGACCCTCGACCATTATGTTCCCTGGTATGTGACGATGCCCTTTGCCGTCATCGGCGCGGCGATCTTCGGGGCGCTCTGGGCCTTCATTCCTGCCTGGCTGCAAGCCAAGCGGGGCAGCCACGTCGTCATCACCACGATCATGTTCAATTTCATCGCATCGGCGATGATGAACTTCCTGCTGGTGCATATACTGATCGTTCCGGGCAAGATGGCCCCCGAAACCCGCACCTTTCTGGAGGGCGGTCAGCTGCCGAAGCTCGGCTGGTTGATGGATATGTTCGGCTCGACCATCGGTGCGGCGCCGCTCAACGTCTCCTTCCTGATCGCGCTGGTCATGTGCTTCCTGGTGTGGGTACTCGTCTGGCGCACCAAGCTCGGCTATGAAATGCGCACGCTGGGCCTCAGCCCCACCGCTGCGGTCTATGCCGGCATTCCCTACGCCCGCACGGTCATCATCGCCATGCTTCTTTCCGGCGGTCTTGCCGGCATGATGGCGCTCAATCCCGTCATGGGCGCATCCGCACGTCTGCAGGTGGAATTCGTGCTCGGTGCGGGCTTTGTCGGCATCGCCGTGTCGCTGATGGGCCGCAATCATCCGCTTGGCATCATCGTGGCGGCGATCCTGTTCGGCATTCTCTATCAGGGCGGCGACGCGCTGTCCTTCGACATGCCGAACATCACGCGCGACATGATCGTGGTGATCCAGGGTCTCGTCATCCTGTTTGCCGGTGCCCTCGAATACATGTTCCGACCTGCGCTCGTGCGCATCTACCAGACATTCGCCAGGACGTGA
- a CDS encoding ABC transporter ATP-binding protein — translation MRPFLIRKPVSGAPIVSQISAIELVGIDKKFGAVHANKDINLTVAKGSIHGIIGENGAGKSTLMSILYGFYQADSGEIRINGNPIAIRDSQTAIASGIGMVHQHFMLVDNFTVLENVMLGAEGGALLAKGVAAARAELNRLEKDYGLEVDPDAMIEELPVGQQQRVEILKAMYRGAEILILDEPTGVLTPAEADNLFRILRVLRDQGKTIILITHKLREIMAITDTVSVMRRGEMVATRKTAETTVEELAELMVGRRVLLRVEKGAPNPGDILLSVRNLTVKDGRGVTMVDNVSFDVRAGEIVGIAGVAGNGQSELLEAIAGIRKPASGEILLHGKPIGNADPAALRDLGLAHIPEDRHHMGLVLKFEEYENSMLGYHRDRKYGRGGMLDLDAMRKDAIEKIEKYDIRPPNARLKTANFSGGNQQKIVVAREIERDPKALLIGQPTRGVDIGAIEFIHRRIIEMRDAGKAILLVSVELDEIRALSDRILVMFAGHIVGEKSAEAGEQTLGLMMAGIAA, via the coding sequence ATGCGCCCTTTTCTTATCCGGAAACCGGTTTCTGGAGCCCCTATAGTGAGCCAAATCTCTGCCATCGAGCTCGTGGGCATCGACAAAAAGTTCGGTGCTGTCCACGCCAATAAAGATATCAACCTGACCGTCGCCAAGGGCTCGATCCACGGGATCATCGGCGAAAACGGTGCCGGGAAATCGACCCTCATGTCGATCCTCTACGGATTCTATCAGGCCGACAGCGGCGAAATCCGCATCAACGGCAACCCGATCGCCATCCGCGACAGCCAGACGGCAATTGCATCCGGTATCGGGATGGTGCACCAGCATTTCATGCTGGTCGACAATTTTACCGTCCTTGAAAACGTCATGCTGGGCGCCGAAGGCGGCGCGCTTCTCGCCAAGGGGGTAGCGGCCGCACGCGCCGAGCTCAACCGGCTGGAGAAGGATTATGGTCTGGAAGTCGATCCGGATGCGATGATTGAAGAGCTTCCCGTCGGTCAGCAGCAACGCGTCGAGATCCTGAAGGCGATGTATCGCGGCGCGGAGATCCTCATTCTCGACGAACCCACCGGCGTCTTGACGCCGGCCGAAGCGGACAATCTCTTCCGCATCCTTCGCGTCCTTCGCGATCAGGGCAAGACGATCATACTCATCACCCACAAGCTGCGCGAGATCATGGCGATCACCGATACGGTGTCGGTCATGCGCCGTGGCGAGATGGTTGCCACGCGCAAGACGGCGGAAACCACTGTCGAAGAGCTGGCAGAATTGATGGTCGGCCGCCGCGTGCTGCTGCGCGTCGAAAAGGGCGCCCCCAATCCGGGCGATATCCTGCTGTCGGTGCGCAATCTCACCGTTAAGGACGGCCGTGGCGTCACCATGGTCGACAACGTCTCCTTCGATGTCCGCGCCGGCGAGATCGTCGGCATTGCCGGCGTTGCCGGCAACGGCCAGTCGGAATTGCTGGAGGCCATCGCCGGTATCCGTAAGCCAGCCTCGGGCGAGATCCTGCTGCATGGCAAGCCGATCGGCAATGCCGATCCCGCAGCACTTCGCGACCTTGGCCTTGCCCATATTCCGGAAGATCGCCATCACATGGGCCTCGTCCTCAAGTTCGAGGAGTATGAGAATTCCATGCTCGGCTATCACCGCGACCGCAAATACGGGCGCGGCGGCATGCTCGATCTCGATGCCATGCGCAAGGATGCCATCGAGAAGATCGAGAAATACGATATCCGCCCGCCGAACGCGCGGCTGAAAACAGCCAATTTTTCCGGCGGCAACCAGCAGAAGATAGTCGTCGCCCGTGAGATCGAGCGCGATCCGAAGGCTCTGCTGATCGGCCAGCCGACGCGCGGCGTCGACATCGGCGCCATCGAATTCATCCATCGTCGCATCATCGAGATGCGCGACGCCGGCAAGGCCATCCTACTGGTTTCGGTGGAGCTGGATGAGATCCGTGCGCTTTCGGACCGTATCCTCGTCATGTTCGCCGGCCATATCGTCGGTGAAAAGTCGGCTGAGGCCGGTGAACAAACACTCGGCCTGATGATGGCCGGCATTGCCGCGTGA
- a CDS encoding dihydrofolate reductase family protein, with protein sequence MITGHVFIATSLDGFIARDDGGIEWLLKYDASGEDHGYNDFIRDIDAIIMGRGTFETVRDMKPWFYTRPVLVLSTTLAEQPVPSELAGKVRFTRKSPQQAMAMLEAEGCRRVYVDGGRVIQSFLEEGLISDLVITRVPILLGSGRPLFGPVSRDINLRHVGTRPFPSGLVQSTYAIAL encoded by the coding sequence ATGATCACCGGTCATGTTTTTATTGCAACCAGCCTGGATGGGTTCATCGCTCGCGATGACGGCGGTATCGAATGGTTGCTTAAGTACGACGCCTCCGGCGAGGATCATGGCTACAACGATTTCATCAGGGACATCGACGCCATCATCATGGGCCGCGGCACCTTCGAGACGGTCCGCGACATGAAACCATGGTTCTATACGCGCCCGGTGCTCGTTCTTTCCACCACCCTGGCGGAGCAGCCGGTCCCGTCCGAGCTTGCCGGCAAGGTCCGTTTCACGCGGAAGTCGCCGCAGCAAGCCATGGCCATGCTCGAAGCGGAAGGCTGCCGCCGTGTCTATGTCGATGGCGGGCGCGTCATTCAATCCTTCCTTGAGGAAGGCTTGATCAGCGATCTGGTGATCACGCGTGTTCCGATACTGCTCGGCAGCGGCCGCCCCCTGTTCGGTCCGGTTTCGCGCGACATCAACCTCAGGCATGTGGGCACCCGCCCGTTTCCGTCCGGGTTGGTGCAATCGACCTATGCAATTGCGTTATGA
- a CDS encoding ABC transporter permease yields the protein MDYYDLLISILGSTIRLSIPLIFTALAGLFSERAGIFDIGLEGKMLASAFAAACVASISGSPWAGLGAGIVVSVVVGLLHGFASITNRGNQIVSGVAINFLMAGLTIVLGQAWFGQGGRTPTLAATARFSGITLPGADAIRDVPFIGPLYANVISGNNILTYLAFLTVPISWWILYRTRFGLRLRAVGENPGAVDTAGISVEWLRYRSLIAAGILCGFSGTYLAIAQSAAFINNMSAGKGYIALAALIFAKWKPVPVMFTCLLFGFLDAFANFMQGKAVPGIGEVPVQIFQALPYILTCILLAGFIGVAKPPKAGGVPYTKER from the coding sequence ATGGACTATTATGATCTTCTCATCAGCATACTTGGTTCGACGATCCGCCTGTCGATTCCGCTGATCTTCACGGCGCTGGCGGGCCTGTTTTCCGAGCGCGCCGGCATCTTCGATATCGGCCTTGAAGGCAAGATGCTGGCCTCGGCTTTTGCTGCCGCCTGCGTCGCCTCGATCAGCGGCTCACCCTGGGCCGGCCTTGGCGCGGGCATTGTCGTCTCGGTCGTCGTCGGCCTGCTGCACGGTTTCGCATCGATCACCAATCGCGGCAATCAGATCGTTTCCGGCGTCGCGATCAACTTCCTGATGGCCGGCCTGACCATCGTTCTCGGTCAAGCCTGGTTCGGTCAGGGTGGCCGCACGCCCACTTTGGCTGCCACCGCACGTTTTTCCGGCATCACGCTGCCCGGCGCCGATGCCATTCGCGACGTTCCGTTCATCGGGCCGCTCTATGCGAATGTCATCTCCGGCAACAATATCCTGACTTATCTGGCCTTCCTGACGGTGCCGATTTCCTGGTGGATTCTCTATCGCACCCGTTTCGGTCTGCGCCTGCGTGCCGTTGGCGAAAATCCCGGCGCCGTCGATACCGCCGGCATCTCGGTCGAATGGCTGCGCTATCGATCGCTGATAGCAGCCGGCATTCTCTGCGGCTTCTCCGGCACCTATCTCGCCATCGCCCAGTCGGCCGCCTTCATCAACAACATGTCCGCGGGCAAGGGCTATATCGCGCTTGCCGCACTGATCTTCGCCAAATGGAAGCCTGTGCCGGTCATGTTCACCTGCCTTCTGTTCGGCTTCCTTGATGCCTTCGCCAATTTCATGCAGGGCAAGGCGGTTCCGGGCATCGGCGAGGTGCCGGTACAGATTTTCCAGGCGCTGCCCTATATCCTCACCTGCATCCTGCTTGCAGGCTTTATCGGTGTCGCCAAGCCTCCGAAGGCCGGTGGCGTGCCCTATACCAAGGAGCGCTAG
- a CDS encoding TetR/AcrR family transcriptional regulator, which produces MTKRSRGRPRADENSVSPAGILSEALALLDGEGFENLTMRAVAMRANVNPMTIYHHFRDRDGLIKALAESIYADVAAPPEGTVRSRIEGLLKAYRAKVIRYPGLTLAIFNRPDAFPDHARRITDSLTDLLKELGPSPSRALLWVHILVDYTHGAALAVATDENGDGPQPVATDPEYANYERAISELLDSLET; this is translated from the coding sequence ATGACCAAGCGAAGCCGTGGCAGGCCGCGCGCCGATGAGAACAGCGTGTCACCGGCGGGAATCCTTTCGGAGGCATTAGCTCTGCTTGATGGTGAGGGGTTTGAAAATCTGACGATGCGCGCGGTCGCGATGCGGGCGAATGTCAACCCGATGACGATCTATCACCACTTCCGGGATCGGGACGGATTGATCAAGGCATTGGCGGAGAGCATCTATGCCGATGTTGCCGCTCCTCCGGAAGGAACGGTTCGGTCTCGGATAGAGGGCTTGCTGAAGGCGTATCGGGCAAAGGTGATACGCTATCCAGGCCTGACTCTTGCCATCTTCAACCGGCCGGACGCGTTCCCTGACCATGCAAGAAGGATCACGGACAGCCTGACAGACCTGCTGAAAGAACTTGGCCCTTCGCCGTCGCGTGCTCTGCTATGGGTGCATATTCTTGTCGATTATACGCATGGTGCAGCGCTTGCCGTGGCGACAGACGAAAATGGCGATGGCCCGCAGCCGGTAGCAACGGACCCGGAGTATGCGAATTATGAACGCGCGATCTCTGAACTGCTGGACAGCCTGGAGACGTAG
- a CDS encoding cytidine deaminase gives MSHDLFEAARGAMAFAHAPYSKFPVGAAIRAEDGKIYTGANIENLSFPQGWCAEPTAIGQMIMGGAKKIVEIAVIAEKLPLCPPCGGCRQKIAEFASKETRIYLCDETGVKKTMTMDEMLPFSFETEVLG, from the coding sequence ATGTCGCATGATCTGTTCGAGGCCGCGCGCGGCGCGATGGCGTTCGCGCATGCTCCCTATTCGAAGTTTCCCGTTGGCGCGGCAATCCGCGCTGAGGACGGCAAGATCTATACCGGCGCCAATATCGAGAACCTGTCCTTCCCGCAGGGCTGGTGCGCCGAACCCACAGCGATCGGCCAGATGATCATGGGCGGCGCCAAGAAGATCGTCGAGATCGCCGTCATCGCCGAGAAGCTGCCGCTCTGCCCGCCTTGCGGCGGCTGCCGGCAGAAGATCGCCGAATTTGCCAGCAAGGAGACGCGCATCTATCTTTGCGACGAAACCGGCGTGAAGAAGACCATGACCATGGACGAAATGTTGCCCTTCAGCTTCGAAACGGAGGTGCTCGGATGA
- a CDS encoding SDR family oxidoreductase, with protein sequence MRIFVTGATGNVGSHVVRELIGAGHQVLGLSRSREKAVALAAAGAEVLHGTIEDAEILKSGASQSDGVIHLAFNHDFSRFVQNCEDDRRVIATLASALAGSARPLVITSGTPIANTVPGEPAKEDNPIVRSDRHPRAATEEAGILASEIGVNVSVVRLPQVHDPVSQGLITPLIQIFREKGVCAYVGEGISRWPAAHFTDVGRLYRLVVERAEPNAKYHAVAEEGVPLRDIVETIGRRLNLPVKSITKEEAQDYFGWLALFAGHDMPASSAKTRQKLGWEPNGPTLLQDLAELQVSAA encoded by the coding sequence ATGCGTATATTCGTTACCGGTGCGACCGGAAATGTCGGCTCGCATGTCGTCAGGGAATTGATCGGCGCTGGCCATCAGGTGCTCGGCCTTTCGCGCTCGAGGGAAAAGGCGGTCGCGCTTGCCGCTGCCGGTGCCGAGGTCCTTCACGGCACGATCGAGGATGCGGAAATCCTGAAAAGCGGCGCCTCGCAATCCGACGGCGTCATCCACCTTGCCTTCAACCACGACTTCTCGAGATTCGTCCAGAATTGCGAGGATGACCGCCGGGTCATCGCAACGCTGGCCTCGGCGCTTGCCGGTTCTGCCCGTCCGCTGGTCATTACGTCGGGCACGCCGATCGCCAACACGGTGCCGGGCGAGCCCGCGAAGGAAGACAATCCGATCGTCCGCTCCGACAGGCATCCGCGTGCCGCCACGGAGGAAGCGGGGATATTGGCGAGCGAAATCGGCGTCAATGTCTCGGTCGTGCGCCTCCCGCAGGTGCATGATCCGGTCAGCCAGGGGCTTATTACGCCCTTGATCCAGATATTCCGGGAAAAGGGTGTTTGCGCCTATGTCGGAGAGGGGATCAGCCGCTGGCCGGCGGCGCATTTTACCGATGTCGGCCGTCTTTACCGCCTCGTCGTCGAGCGCGCCGAACCGAATGCCAAATATCACGCCGTTGCCGAAGAAGGCGTCCCCTTGCGCGATATCGTCGAGACGATCGGGCGGCGCCTGAACCTGCCCGTCAAATCCATCACCAAGGAAGAGGCGCAGGATTATTTCGGCTGGCTCGCTCTGTTTGCCGGCCACGACATGCCGGCCTCCAGCGCCAAGACCCGACAGAAGCTCGGTTGGGAACCCAACGGCCCGACGCTGCTTCAGGATCTTGCAGAGCTGCAGGTTTCCGCGGCGTGA
- a CDS encoding helix-turn-helix transcriptional regulator, producing the protein MTDLIETENVLGTYLRDRRAKLDPSALGFAGERRRTPGLRREEVAQRANISPTWYTWLEQGRGGAPSADVLDRIARALMLTEVEREHLFLLGLGRPPEARYRKNDGVTPRLQRVLDALEPSPALIRTATWDVIAWNRTAPLMLIDYASLAPEERNILRYIFLDPRARAMQYDWESVARFALGAFRVDAARAGAASEIEPFVAELCRISPEFRAMWRENDVPGTHTEAVKHIRHPILGPLAFEYSAFSVDGRTDLSMIVYNPATPDDAERIRSLLPKL; encoded by the coding sequence ATGACCGATCTCATCGAAACCGAAAACGTGCTCGGGACCTATCTGAGGGACCGCCGCGCGAAACTCGACCCATCCGCCCTGGGATTTGCCGGCGAGCGGCGGCGCACGCCCGGGCTTCGGCGCGAGGAGGTGGCGCAGCGTGCCAATATAAGCCCGACCTGGTACACATGGCTGGAACAGGGACGCGGCGGTGCGCCCTCCGCCGACGTGCTTGACCGGATCGCCCGCGCGCTGATGCTCACCGAAGTGGAGCGCGAGCATCTGTTCCTGCTCGGCCTCGGCCGCCCGCCGGAAGCGCGCTATCGCAAGAATGATGGCGTGACGCCGCGGCTGCAGCGTGTGCTCGATGCGCTGGAGCCGAGCCCCGCCCTCATCCGGACCGCCACCTGGGACGTCATCGCCTGGAACCGGACGGCACCTTTGATGCTGATCGACTACGCATCGCTAGCGCCGGAGGAGCGCAATATCCTGCGCTATATCTTTCTCGATCCGCGTGCGCGCGCCATGCAGTATGACTGGGAAAGCGTCGCCCGTTTCGCCCTGGGCGCCTTCCGGGTCGATGCGGCGCGCGCAGGCGCAGCGAGTGAGATCGAGCCTTTCGTGGCGGAACTTTGCCGCATCAGCCCGGAATTCAGGGCCATGTGGCGCGAAAACGACGTTCCCGGCACCCATACCGAAGCCGTCAAGCATATACGCCACCCCATCCTCGGCCCGCTGGCATTCGAATATTCGGCCTTTTCGGTCGATGGCCGCACGGATCTCAGCATGATCGTCTACAATCCGGCAACGCCCGACGATGCCGAGCGGATCAGATCGCTGCTGCCCAAACTATAG
- a CDS encoding TetR/AcrR family transcriptional regulator: MSNPIKLRDRKKEMTRQAISNVATRLFVEHGFDKVSVADIADEAEVARKTVFNYFRRKEDLVFDREDEVRELVRKAIADRGREPPVRAFQALMRELVETQHPLFRITDRPIHFWRMVAESPTLTAYARGLQVTLADDLSRMLSDAACQPRSDADAHLAGAMLMATLVTAYGEALRAFRENRKPEAALASVLDRGFAGVDAALAGTPYV; this comes from the coding sequence ATGTCAAACCCAATCAAACTCCGGGACCGCAAGAAGGAGATGACGCGTCAGGCGATCTCCAATGTCGCAACACGCCTCTTCGTCGAACATGGCTTCGACAAGGTTTCCGTCGCCGACATCGCTGACGAAGCGGAGGTCGCTAGAAAGACGGTGTTCAACTATTTTCGCCGCAAGGAGGACCTGGTTTTCGATCGGGAGGACGAGGTGCGGGAGCTGGTGCGCAAAGCGATTGCCGACCGCGGCCGTGAGCCGCCGGTCCGCGCCTTCCAGGCGCTGATGCGGGAACTGGTGGAAACGCAGCATCCCCTGTTCAGGATCACGGACCGGCCCATCCACTTCTGGCGCATGGTGGCGGAGAGCCCGACGCTGACGGCGTATGCGCGTGGGCTGCAGGTGACGCTTGCCGACGATCTTTCGAGAATGTTGTCCGACGCGGCGTGTCAGCCGCGCTCTGATGCCGACGCACATCTCGCGGGCGCAATGCTGATGGCGACGCTGGTGACCGCCTATGGCGAGGCGCTTCGCGCCTTTCGCGAGAATCGAAAGCCCGAGGCGGCGCTGGCGAGCGTCCTGGACCGAGGTTTTGCCGGTGTCGACGCCGCTCTTGCCGGGACACCGTATGTCTGA